The following are from one region of the Falco biarmicus isolate bFalBia1 chromosome 1, bFalBia1.pri, whole genome shotgun sequence genome:
- the NWD2 gene encoding NACHT and WD repeat domain-containing protein 2, giving the protein MWPAGAGGRLPCPRDAALRRAAFSGNLAALPSHLVPSGRSVRVFISANPEDTIAERSTLREHVYPKLREFCRENYGLEFQVIDLYWGVEADEWDSPELQKTRMKLLEDCLKSSAGPCFVGLLGEKYGNIRIPGEVESAEFEMILDAAVEAKLETRILEEWYCRDENAVPPAYYLRPKSEMLKNYQNTMESSSNSVNENKWQDISEEIKKIFKTAVKLLYEKGKMKHSQAKRYLSSAIEDELDFALGKQTPAFLKKCVCYIRKIANIERFVKIPEMGKYMDVVHTAGKFLRDPEAHEKLIKLRDEFIPTIVASSNLRVYTSVTHCDMKLGYSQEVENHYIEGLGKQFYEDMIDIIQATVQQNFDTETDLLYDEVLQHSSLCKTYSAFYEYRCEALNIVHKYVLPSKIGHINPLIIYGGPCTGKTLLLAEVAKKAYSWLQEEMGPDSDPVVVIRFLGSTETSTDLKNILQSICEQLAVNYRCLVQSYPKKIHDLRDLFINLLNESSFHRPLVIIFDALEQLTDSDDGRKLWWLPIHLPRSVRIILSTLPNKHGILQKLRCLIHEENNYIELTARDRKMCSQVLKHQLLRVKRKVTSGQQIYVNEAFSKCTLPMFVNLTFREVRNWRSHKDVDESSLCVTVHESIEQLFWSLENKCGSRLLSRALGYITMSKSGLSEMELEDILALDNSVMYELSESVRESNPLRIPYIYIARLKEGLQGYLIERQVKNVTLLLWANRHLQLIAQKLYLQNEEDLHEMHTVMAEYFLGVWSGGRRKPFYSNDQYLNGCPAPDSRGLNEDEKHYVDQTAFDRQAPDQPWVFQCNPLEPDIFFINHRKMTELIHHLTRCGRTDDLLYGVIMNFSWLYTMIRIGQFDKALSDIELAYTYSQEKELKFLASTLRSIKFKVVKYPGSLSAELQQRLLPVVSSLPKLRHLLLECDKDGPKYCSIVPLHSSMDVTYSPERLPLSSSCMHVIEILPTFNPSTIIAALENGSISTWDVETRQLLRQITTAPSVILGMKLTSDEKYLIVATTKNTLLIYDNINSCLLSEVEIKGTKHCGVGGGSSFINGFTLSVNHVLAWLEASKDVTVIDLLYGWPLYHFHCWYEVTCVQCSPDGVYAFCGQYLNTATIFHLGSGEKLATVTSEFSGGFVKFLLILDTAQEMVMVDSEGSLSVWNTEEIANPQLTDDFDCRREDSEVVSIELSEDQSAILICKALSIELLDTHVWKVAEKFRAKHNERFISAVLSKNGNCIIASMENTSAIFVWRRDTGQCMASLQEISGTIVRLIKSNHHNMLLSLSTSGVLSIWDIDIITAMSNIDKSGKPIQRLVLPARGELIYTLDGSDSVHKWNFSTGFIEAVFKHEGIVENCVLTSSGEIMVTSDDKCSQYVWHTVSGENIFRINGQKISELMITHNDQFVVSLCEQNASRVWRLATGHRVCNILVALQNAFITTANTFVVGMAKNKVLAVSLWTGSITKKFCCDDGASIVDIKLIPDCPDIVVFITSTETVNIWSLTEEVICRRVQLPTNFLKNLEDFEISPNGKLGIITRGDENINVLDLYSGKLRVVHAPGVIWRQRLSRDGRYLVYICFRSEEDDDNGAVSSLIVMRLADGKNIGACSLYKTPTFLALSQRHLNIIIGFDDGSIGTYTVVDRVDAALKIKIATSNSRQIFNNTTQVIRPKCHNYSFKVTADCIWRESTEVFARDSPITVTEPEVSEATPTKKHNYCYEKVCSAIDCRGHSFAPDN; this is encoded by the exons GGCCTATTGGGAGAGAAGTACGGGAATATCCGAATACCAGGGGAAGTTGAGTCAGCAGAATTTGAAATGATCCTGGATGCTGCTGTAGAAGCCAAGCTAGAGACAAGGATTTTAGAAGAGTGGTACTGCAGGGATGAGAATGCAGTGCCACCAGCATATTACCTCAGACCAAAatctgaaatgctgaagaacTACCAGAATACA atggaaTCTTCTTCAAACTctgttaatgaaaacaaatggcaAGATATATCAGAAGAGATTAAGAAAATTTTTAAGACTGCTGTGAAATTGCTgtatgagaaaggaaaaatgaaacacagcCAAGCAAAGAGATATCTTTCCTCTG CTATTGAAGATGAACTTGATTTTGCCTTGGGTAAACAAACACCCGCTTTCCTAAAGAAGTGTGTTTGCTACATTCGGAAAATTGCCAACATTGAGCGTTTTGTTAAAATTCCAGAGATGGGAAAATACATGGATGTGGTGCATACAGCTGGGAAGTTTCTACGAGATCCTGAAGCCCATGAGAAACTGATCAAGCTCAGGGATGAATTCATTCCTACCATTGTCGCATCGTCCAATCTGAGAGTGTACACATCTGTCACTCACTGTGACATGAAACTGGGTTACTCCCAAGAAGTGGAGAACCATTACATTGAAGGACTCGGTAAACAGTTCTATGAAGACATGATTGATATAATCCAAGCAACAGTGCAGCAGAATTTTGACACTGAGACAGACTTGCTGTACGATGAAGTTCTTCAGCACTCATCGCTATGTAAAACATACTCCGCTTTTTATGAATATAGATGCGAGGCACTAAACATAGTTCACAAGTACGTTCTACCTAGCAAAATAGGACATATTAACCCTCTTATCATATATGGAGGACCATGCACAGGGAAGACTCTTTTATTAGCTGAAGTGGCGAAGAAG GCCTATTCCTGGTTGCAAGAAGAAATGGGACCAGATTCTGACCCTGTGGTAGTTATAAGATTTTTGGGATCCACCGAAACAAGTACAGATCTGAAGAATATACTTCAAAGCATTTGTGAACAATTAGCAGTCAACTATCGTTGCCTCGTACAAAGTTACCCAAAAAAGATTCATGACCTTCGGGACTTGTTCATAAATCTCTTGAATGAGTCTTCATTCCACAGGCCACTGGTGATAATATTTGATGCCCTAGAACAGCTAACAGATAGTGATGATGGTAGGAAGCTCTGGTGGCTTCCCATTCACCTTCCCCGTTCAGTACGGATAATTTTGTCAACACTGCCAAACAAGCATGGGATCCTGCAAAAACTGAGGTGCCTTATTCATGAAGAAAATAACTACATTGAATTGACTGCAAGGGACAGAAAGATGTGTAGCCAAGTACTAAAACATCAGCTGCTGCGAGttaaaagaaaagtaacatCAGGGCAACAAATCTACGTCAATGAAGCATTCTCCAAGTGTACACTGCCTATGTTTGTGAACTTAACCTTCAGAGAGGTCAGGAACTGGAGATCTCACAAAGATGTAGATGAGTCCTCCCTCTGCGTCACTGTCCATGAAAGCATAGAGCAGTTGTTTTGGTCACTGGAAAACAAGTGTGGATCAAGACTATTGTCAAGAGCACTTGGCTACATCACGATGTCCAAATCTGGCCTAAGTGAAATGGAACTGGAAGATATTTTAGCTCTTGACAACAGTGTTATGTATGAACTGAGTGAGAGTGTCAGAGAAAGTAACCCACTGAGAATTCCATATATATACATTGCAAGGCTTAAGGAGGGCTTACAGGGGTACTTAATAGAGCGACAGGTGAAAAATGTAACACTGCTGCTTTGGGCAAATAGGCACTTGCAACTAATTGCCCAGAAATTGTACCTGCAAAATGAAGAAGACTTGCATGAAATGCACACTGTCATGGCAGAGTATTTCCTTGGTGTTTGGTCAGGTGGACGAAGGAAACCTTTTTACAGTAATGACCAGTATCTGAATGGTTGCCCTGCCCCTGACAGTAGAGGCCTGAATGAGGATGAAAAGCACTACGTAGATCAGACTGCTTTTGACAGGCAGGCACCTGATCAGCCATGGGTCTTTCAGTGTAATCCATTAGAGCCTGATATCTTTTTTATCaatcacagaaaaatgacagaGCTTATTCATCACTTGACACGATGTGGAAGAACAGATGATCTTCTGTACGGAGTCATTATGAACTTCAGCTGGCTGTACACCATGATTAGAATAGGGCAGTTCGATAAAGCACTTTCTGACATAGAACTGGCTTACACCTACTCTCaagaaaaggaactgaaattTCTGGCCAGTACCCTCCGCAGTATAAAGTTCAAAGTAGTAAAATACCCAGGTTCGCTTTCTGCTGAATTGCAGCAGAGGCTTCTCCCAGTAGTAAGTTCATTGCCCAAACTCAGACATCTCCTCTTAGAATGTGACAAGGATGGACCAAAGTACTGTTCTATTGTCCCTTTGCATTCCTCCATGGATGTGACTTACAGCCCTGAGCGCCTGCCGCTGTCATCCAGCTGCATGCACGTCATCGAGATTTTGCCTACTTTTAATCCCAGTACAATTATTGCTGCTTTAGAAAATGGCTCCATCAGCACTTGGGATGTAGAGACCCGCCAGTTACTAAGGCAGATTACAACAGCTCCATCTGTTATTTTAGGCATGAAGCTTACTAGTGATGAAAAGTACCTTATAGTGGCTACAACAAAAAACACTCTTTTGATATACGATAACATAAATTCCTGTCTTCTGTCTGAGGTGGAAATTAAGGGGACAAAACATTGTGGAGTTGGGGGGGGCTCCAGTTTTATAAACGGATTTACGTTATCAGTCAACCATGTGCTTGCTTGGCTGGAGGCCAGCAAAGATGTTACTGTAATAGATCTGCTTTACGGTTGGCCTCTCTATCACTTCCATTGCTGGTATGAAGTGACCTGTGTGCAGTGTTCTCCAGATGGAGTTTATGCATTCTGTGGACAGTACTTGAACACTGCAACCATTTTTCACTTGGGCAGTGGTGAGAAACTGGCCACTGTGACCTCTGAATTTTCTGGTGGATTTGTGAAATTCCTTCTCATTCTGGACACCGCGCAAGAAATGGTGATGGTAGACAGTGAGGGTAGCCTCTCTGTTTGGAATACAGAGGAAATAGCGAATCCCCAGCTTACAGATGACTTTGACTGTAGGAGAGAAGACAGTGAAGTTGTCAGCATAGAGCTTTCTGAAGACCAAAGTGCAATTTTAATTTGTAAGGCTCTCAGCATTGAACTTCTTGACACTCATGTGTGGAAGGTGGCTGAAAAGTTTAGAGCTAAACACAACGAGCGCTTCATCTCTGCCGTGTTGTCCAAAAACGGCAACTGTATAATTGCTTCAATGGAAAATACCTCAGCCATTTTTGTTTGGAGAAGAGATACAGGACAGTGTATGGCAAGCTTACAGGAAATCTCAGGAACTATAGTCAGGCTAATTAAATCAAATCATCATAACATGCTGCTATCCTTATCCACCAGTGGTGTCCTTTCTATTTGGGATATAGACATCATAACTGCTATGTCCAATATTGACAAATCTGGCAAGCCTATCCAAAGACTGGTGTTGCCAGCCAGAGGTGAATTAATATACACATTGGATGGATCAGATTCTGTCCATAAATGGAACTTCAGCACTGGATTTATTGAAGCTGTGTTCAAGCACGAAGGTATCGTTGAAAACTGTGTGCTGACCTCTTCTGGAGAGATTATGGTTACATCAGATGATAAATGCAGCCAGTACGTATGGCACACAGTTAGTGGTGAAAATATCTTTCGCATTAATGGACAAAAAATCTCGGAGCTAATGATTACTCATAATGATCAATTTGTAGTCTCTCTCTGTGAGCAAAATGCATCCAGAGTTTGGCGACTGGCTACAGGGCATAGAGTTTGCAATATTTTAGTTGCCTTACAGAATGCATTTATAACAACTGCAAATACATTCGTAGTCGGAATGGCGAAGAATAAAGTGTTGGCAGTGAGTCTCTGGACAGGCAGTATAACCAAGAAGTTTTGCTGTGATGATGGTGCAAGCATTGTGGATATTAAGCTGATACCAGACTGCCCAGATATTGTAGTATTTATAACATCTACTGAAACTGTGAACATCTGGAGCCTAACAGAGGAAGTCATCTGCAGACGTGTACAACTGCCTAccaatttcttaaaaaatttgGAAGACTTTGAAATATCCCCAAATGGGAAGCTAGGAATTATAACCCGTGGTGATGAGAACATCAATGTGCTTGATTTATACAGTGGAAAACTCCGTGTGGTTCACGCTCCAGGTGTCATCTGGCGGCAGAGGCTGTCTCGTGATGGCCGCTATCTTGTGTACATCTGTTTCCGCAGTGAAGAAGATGATGACAATGGTGCGGTCTCTAGCTTAATTGTAATGAGGCTAGCGGATGGCAAAAACATCGGTGCCTGTTCTCTTTATAAAACTCCCACTTTTCTTGCACTCTCACAGAgacatttaaatattattattggATTTGATGATGGAAGTATAGGTACTTACACTGTAGTGGATCGAGTTGATGCTGCACTGAAAATCAAAATTGCTACTTCAAACAGCCGTCAGATTTTCAACAATACAACACAGGTGATTAGGCCAAAATGTCACAATTACAGCTTCAAAGTGACTGCAGACTGCATTTGGAGGGAATCAACGGAAGTATTTGCAAGGGATAGCCCCATTACAGTTACAGAGCCTGAGGTGAGTGAAGcaacaccaaccaaaaaacacaacTATTGCTATGAGAAAGTGTGCTCAGCCATAGATTGCAGAGGACACAGTTTTGCTCCTGACAACTGA